A stretch of the Larimichthys crocea isolate SSNF chromosome IX, L_crocea_2.0, whole genome shotgun sequence genome encodes the following:
- the cplane1 gene encoding ciliogenesis and planar polarity effector 1 isoform X2 → MELKLEVVLSSSIKRKKPWPRFCWLGKEKESVFLLDDKRISEINMVSGRTKKRTPKLHPLLNSVVTMASSHSGMWLCGLLVSGELFLWNRDKDLLKTAAAVPEVVHLITDTQSMHSTGNAARLSLQVSGDGMRVLLVAVTGQVFLWECKDVRDLTGLRDGTVKGHWAHITPLEESILPSKQDKEASQHTVFIKTEAMGDACLSAFVFTSGKKLIITCLKIQWEECHVKVDPVGYSIKWATKTYPMSRLTPPCQPVKSRGSLVPAFSPDGRLLAIVLNQRQPKATQVLFVSTQNFVSISSGLGGCGSKKMEIPSKYIRSYWVGSVSWSPGGLFLACVLKRGSLLMVSRLGGLLTLTSCGCNVDFGPAHFLPLHPLVTYRPPVSSGKVEASLSSSSLSIRDILRQRYSVTWHPRLLYLIVSDGYMATVMRVLDRLSPALLLKTLLKDTSKDLEKASRILDKSQIHLREWLESVSCLNLDSSLDVKRGPKNTDSVLSADGSTLPLFLQDQGTLGGTKELLEKVQTFFEDDSDIDGAPAGSHLEDGGRLEFASMFDTLHALDTQADTGLVTSPKYETDFVEKQRKSPLLNRELGKIQSKLLTAWAFGMSLGNTVENRTRLLKHTLYCVVRFAALLHLIPTPSSAVHTGKKNISVSTRLLHLLKAIISFLPWDGTHSDGPRCLGLVVELSKRLIHLLLNPHPESHQIGHCQLSSHRLSTVLLILQEVSDSLDHTYSLQQRTVWSSAEKESQPPRLWTSDEHNVPLLQDKDEEKSSFIHQAQPVPQRPSSRLLGAWQWVYIITQQYMEELKSFKGCDGWEEEREQLSVIMSQIQTALQATGERLEEGPALLSYPGEHLFLCGSYQKSADTWRSQICEESNKSCDRSVFKETQLCLALLYSLLSQYRLREAQELGDHMAYLILHRAGHLKIHTTGITDSLPCPWLPVDLHSEAACAVVQTLGRFMASYFTNQPLYILPPHHVAILPPLHLPHAPSVGRLVPLSQEEVSRAVRRQQLSEVWTVDYAQDLLLIGGLLPETVWLAYHLGDWKTAASLSLAYTNYRTDHFDFTRLRRRELHLPTDLEPESIFQVELECLLGNRSDSQECRGKDGDKSFADPLEEEDWDVLQVSIQEILKASVMAGVNVMSSPLSSLLDKAKELCSRLSTLVPNGLYLPSPPLYCPQPSPNTQDPVGTIGQFAEAASRHKVSGVLQRLLLLLRSARCCHPAAQWYISHLRRARHLLHKIKKKYSYPSAAEEEKTFPEGLMKFVTRSGFFKRGPNKDGHLDPDTIQTIICFRELCGLCWMLHVRDQLSISCRKYQAARQHDEDEQVSPGAEVRSTCVDALSWARRFLPFSCFLNAEEILQDILLSLMSELPPLPLVADTLVRAFPEEEESVRVPLREKYNSLLQRLRQCNVLEGEDEDELMMVVIQDKRRQRRKHLGRLRRHLAPPELHLWEKEEEEEERGSKHGMAMLRQLSLGTSLSTSTLTDCGFPPVCSDGDTAENTSEAISPERHSRAMTRGKKAKKVREHAKKTAVKIKSVIQEESHTGDVKESELPSLPVVGTWEFELEDEEYLNFLELFLSYVLEKDSTGGGDSGSELPLLKSFSSKLRERELHSLTFDVLTTIHRRQRDAHHPARKHQGNDPPVFRAGCCYKPVKRGVTPELQTSSVWSEAPVSRTSLSVTSLPGLRTGRQKGLFGLRQQSSVPLGRRMKEGLVGPETSPIRSAFLTGQPSESFIFDSSTSVEAAIELQQGLDPKLEAQFPELGRLLEWMVRWADRRVLLGHHGKKKKDKGRETGGTNDGVVIRVKASAPAVLTSLSLLQRRYSAILGSDRYTAHIQVPETQWTVAPVLQPEVDRKLERESSVDTGYPGSANTPITGLDPNVQQGELSIGSRTDEPEELIFLRTPLPYDQDQLIFDAQQRQSGSQQSSLDDLDVTPEKEGKSSDSEGLEAPSSVSNENISGNIDTPETSLKLADLNFSENAEDLSSSISLHSPPHSESQALPTVQPEVDVHVERPASAIVPLPNTPVDPPSLQPQSSTAGAPTADSTVPDQPLPTQTPPMRQRLGEDLFRLVQNINYMSLMEVLGASFSNLQLAQQSSALAQSNMNSSHPNVPSSYAANFIPQPNALPIQTNISVAPQTQTPVPSLGSNNPQFSQVPACMFADQHVRQNSGKGSQTGGQHHMRNLTSTANGADVHYQEMQPLSVQAMSPEIQFREGSRLIPHSLGLLATTDTGHSAPVLPPANSIQNDHASQVLGLKLLQLHRPPLPQQIAPQYPPSQLLYTANAANTEHHQHRLKINDQSAQRKTEEDKRSVPKRQLSFNSLRESTQPRIQTSERSRGQESSLLPSALPAHSPAPIQGLRLLHFQPVQQSNTTFPQIPLLSSSRAATVIAAPMGDAPMIKLLHIDTGPKMMLPPAAPSAQMTRLFSMEELTSSVIGRQMAGETRPRLLRVDPPTERIRRATISPSSNSSKRQKRREEKAGRARKSEVTFRPNESIILSPEPTEEPVNVEPAEEITAGQDAAISFVPESIDSLLTGQRLLDKAMSTSAELHAFASTSKRPPECLDAFTNTDPACPPTLVDEAVSASVTASSPKSQSSRNLQFFSEHHVQDTEETPQGPNKNLDLNGRQFISVLDLEDKALHQDLTSRLSPGAPDVSSIRPSSPTSAQLHVLATSVIRGGADAPDPQPLVILPEDLLKPSTHTDVPEESSSLSHIEPNMDPKRITPQDLVDPSDSEICQAIKTQSVGPHSASTTPPTVWFSSRLSELDTQLAALQNIADCLEKDFSNSRLLVNTIETLTPVLGTDVKTTSAIKKTVRLSVPREAWTSRLDTLTELNTFEEEEENQDEEDVGFNDRRKPTFRHATSSHGHNAGPSHLHSPPRMRDELAEASGTSPGWADENLGQTGLSDTAELLDELVKEGYISQSDLDWTNSQTVHHSSRLDQQQSSWMSQRRVLPEDERRELRIWMRRKHRERLAVYQKHRESLRERECKPFPTSGTVKPTNKNQATMGRTREEKEKIMLLEQYNQRTREACSLASDIPTSRPALLSTYRTGSSPLPSTARPISAPPSGSAHRAYSASASDKRSPKSGQAQPNPRPWTAEIPERPSEDQRRRLGLHRPVTSLPRDRLSQVTRRGMLTDTKSRTKLHTASQSEQRRVGYQRKTEMSKSPSRGNAVGKSILREQTRMEEREEVNLWDPTAELNRFLGTEESNLFQQDDGARAGVSDIDWLDNLSETGSSLSKIDWAAIERMVAAEEA, encoded by the exons ATGGAGCTAAAGTTGGAGGTTGTTTTGTCATCCAGCATCAAACGGAAGAAACCATGGCCTCGGTTTTGTTGGCTGGGAAAG GAGAAGGAGTCTGTGTTCCTGCTGGATGACAAACGGATCAGTGAAATCAACATGGTGTCCGGACGCACCAAGAAGAGGACTCCTAAACTCCATCCATTGCTCAACAGTGTGGTGACAATGGCTTCGTCACACAGTG GTATGTGGCTTTGTGGACTTTTGGTGTCAGGAGAGCTGTTTCTGTGGAACAGGGATAAAGACTTGTTGAAGACTGCTGCAGCAGTCCCAGAAGTAGTTCATTTGATTACTGACACCCAAAGCATGCACAGTACAG ggaATGCTGCACGACTGTCACTTCAGGTTTCAGGGGATGGGATGCGTGTGCTCCTGGTCGCCGTAACAGGGCAAGTGTTCCTGTGGGAGTGTAAGGATGTCAGAGATCTGACGGGGCTACGAGATGGCACAGTTAAGGGACATTGGGCACATATAACCCCACTTGAGGAGTCCATTCTGCCTTCTaaacaagacaaagaagcaTCCCAACACACTGTCTTCATCAAGACAGAG GCTATGGGTGATGCCTGCTTATCAGcatttgttttcacatctgGAAAGAAGCTAATCATCACCTGCCTGAAAATTCAATGGGAAGAGTGCCATGTGAAAGTAGA tcCTGTGGGATACAGCATAAAGTGGGCCACAAAGACATATCCCATGTCTCGTCTCACCCCACCCTGCCAACCAGTGAAGTCTAGAGGGTCTTTGGTGCCAGCCTTCTCCCCAGATGGCCGACTGTTAGCCATCGTCCTGAACCAGAGACAGCCTAAG GCTACACAAGTCCTCTTTGTGAGCACACAGAATTTTGTCTCAATATCAAGTGGGCTTGGAGGCTGTGGAAGCAAGAAGATGGAGATCCCCTCTAAATACATACG GTCATACTGGGTGGGCAGTGTGAGTTGGTCACCAGGCGGTCTTTTCCTGGCCTGTGTCCTGAAGAGAGGCTCTCTTCTTATGGTTTCTCGCCTTGGGGGACTTCTCACTCTAACGAGCTGTGGTTGCAATGTTGATTTCGGGCCTGCACACTTCCTACCCCTGCACCCTCTCGTCACTTACCG TCCACCGGTGTCTTCAGGGAAAGTCGAGGCCTCTCTGTCCAGCTCCAGCTTGTCTATACGAGACATCTTAAGACAGCGGTATTCTGTGACCTGGCATCCAAGACTGTTGTATCTCATTGTGTCTGATGGCTACATGGCCACAGTTATGAGGGTGCTAGACAGACTGTCTCCTGCCCTATTGCTGAAAACACTTCTAAAGGACACAAGCAAGGACCTTGAGAAGGCCAGTCGGATACTGGATAAATCACAG aTTCATTTGAGGGAATGGCTGGAGTCTGTATCTTGCTTGAATCTTGACAGCAGCCTTGATGTTAAACGTGGGCCCAAAAACACAGACTCTGTCCTTTCAGCAGATGGATCCACGTTGCCACTTTTCCTGCAGGACCAGGGGACATTGGGTGGTACCAAGGAGCTTCTTGAAAAAGTGCAG ACTTTCTTTGAGGATGACTCTGATATAGACGGAGCTCCTGCTGGTTCACATTTGGAGGATGGCGGCCGTCTGGAGTTTGCCTCCATGTTTGACACACTCCACGCCCTGGACACGCAGGCTGACACTGGACTTGTTACCAGCCCAAAATATGAAACCGACTTTGTtgaaaaacagaggaagagtcCTCTTCTTAATCGTGAACTTGGGAAAATCCAGAGTAAGCTGTTAACAGCCTGGGCTTTTGGCATGTCTTTGGGAAATACTGTGGAAAACAGAACTCGCTTGCTGAAGCATACCCTCTACTGTGTGGTGCGATTTGCTGCTTTACTCCACTTGATCCCGACTCCCAGCTCCGCGGTCCACACGGGGAAGAAGAATATCTCGGTTTCAACTCGCCTCCTCCATCTACTCAAAGCGATTATCTCTTTTCTTCCCTGGGATGGCACTCACTCAGATGGACCACGCTGCCTGGGGCTGGTGGTAGAGCTCAGTAAACGACTGATACACCTTCTGCTGAACCCTCACCCCGAGTCACACCAGATTGGTCACTGTCAGTTATCATCGCACCGTCTATCCACAGTCCTGCTAATCTTGCAGGAGGTCTCTGATTCTCTTGACCACACCTACAGCCTGCAGCAAAGAACTGTCTGGTCCTCTGCAGAGAAGGAATCCCAGCCACCACGGCTCTGGACTTCAGATGAACACAACGTGCCTCTGTTACAGGATAAGGACGAGGAAAAATCAAGTTTTATACACCAGGCACAACCTGTTCCCCAGCGGCCATCCAGCAG ATTGTTGGGGGCGTGGCAGTGGGTCTACATAATCACCCAACAGTACATGGAGGAACTGAAAAGCTTTAAAGGCTGTGATGGCTGGGAGGAGGAACGGGAACAGTTGTCGGTCATCATGTCCCAGATCCAAACAGCTCTTCAGGCTACAGGAGAAAGGCTAGAGGAGGGTCCTGCACTGCTGAGTTACCCAG GTGAACATCTTTTCCTGTGTGGCTCATATCAAAAAAGTGCTGACACATGGCGGTCACAAATTTGTGAGGAGAGTAACAAAA GCTGTGACCGTAGTGTCTTCAAGGAGACCCAGCTTTGTCTGGCCCTCCTATACAGTCTGTTATCCCAGTACCGTCTGAGAGAAGCCCAGGAGTTGGGGGACCACATGGCTTACCTGATTCTGCACAGGGCTGGACACCTGAAGATCCACACGACCGGCATAACAG ACTCTCTTCCTTGCCCATGGCTGCCGGTGGACCTTCACAGTGAGGCAGCTTGTGCTGTGGTTCAGACTCTGGGGAGATTCATGGCCTCTTATTTCACCAACCAACCCCTCTACATCCTGCCCCCTCACCACGTGGCCATCCTGCCTCCCCTTCATCTACCCCATG CCCCCAGTGTTGGGCGCTTGGTGCCATTGTCCCAGGAGGAGGTTTCCAGAGCAGTGCGTCGTCAGCAGCTGTCAGAAGTATGGACAGTAGACTACGCACAAGACCTGCTACTGATAGGGGGTCTGCTTCCTGAGACCGTGTGGTTGGCTTATCATCTTGGGGACTGGAAGACAGCGGCCTCTCTAAGCCTGGCCTATACAAATTACCGCACTGACCACTTTGATTTCACTCGGCTCAGGAGGAGAGAGCTCCACCTCCCGACAGATTTAGAACCAGAGAGCATTTTTCAGGTTGAGTTGGAGTGTCTTCTTGGCAACAGATCTGACTCCCAAGAGTGCAGGGGAAAAGATGGTGACAAGAGCTTTGCAG ACCCtttggaagaagaagactgGGACGTGTTACAGGTTTCCATACAGGAGATACTGAAGGCCTCAGTCATGGCTGGAGTGAATGTTATGTCCTCACCGTTGTCTTCCTTGCTGGACAAAGCCAAAGAATTGTGTTCTCGCCTGTCTACATTGGTGCCCAACGGACTGTATCTGCCTTCCCCACCTCTTTATTGCCCTCAGCCTTCCCCCAACACACAG GACCCAGTAGGGACAATCGGGCAGTTTGCAGAAGCTGCATCACGTCATAAAGTGTCTGGAGTTCTCCAAAGATTACTGTTACTTCTGAGATCTGCACGTTGTTGCCATCCTGCTGCCCAGTGGTACATCAGCCATCTGCGCCGTGCCAGACACCTCCTACACAAG ATCAAGAAGAAGTACTCCTATCCATCAgctgctgaagaagaaaagactttCCCAGAAGGCCTGATGAAGTTCGTCACCCGTAGTGGATTCTTCAAACGAGGGCCTAATAAAGACGGTCACCTGGACCCCGACACCATTCAAACCATTA TCTGTTTCAGGGAGCTTTGCGGTTTATGCTGGATGCTTCATGTCAGGGACCAGCTCTCCATTTCCTGCAGGAAGTATCAGGCTGCCAGACAGCATGATGAAGACGAACAG GTTTCTCCTGGTGCAGAAGTGAGATCTACCTGTGTCGATGCTCTCAGCTGGGCCCGTcgttttctgcctttttcttgCTTCCTCAATGCTGAGGAAATCCTTCAGGACATACTGCTCAGCCTCATGTCTgaactccctcctctccctctg GTGGCAGACACACTTGTAAGAGCCTTcccagaggaggaagagtcCGTGAGAGTGCCTCTGAGGGAAAAGTATAACTCGCTGCTGCAGAGACTGAGGCAATGCAATGTCCTTG AGGGTGAAGACGAGGACGAGCTGATGATGGTTGTGATTCAAGACAAGCGcaggcagaggagaaaacatcTCGGGCGTTTGCGGAGGCACCTGGCCCCTCCTGAGCTCCATCtgtgggagaaagaggaggaagaggaggaaaggggaaGCAAACATGGGATGGCCATGTTAAGGCAACTCTCTCTGGGTACAAGTCTGAGCACCAGCACCTTAACTGACTGCGGGTTCCCCCCAGTGTGCAGCGACGGAGACACAGCAGAAAATACTTCTGAGGCTATCTCTCCTGAAAGGCATAGCAGAGCCATGACGAG gggCAAAAAAGCAAAGAAGGTTAGAGAACATGCAAAGAAGACTGCTGTTAAGATTAAAAGTGTCATTCAGGAAGAGAGTCACACTGGCGATGTTAAGGAGAGTGAGCTGCCCTCTCTACCCGTGGTTGGCACCTGGGAGTTTGAGCTGGAAGATGAAGAGTATCTAAATTTCCTGGAGCTCTTTCTCAGCTACGTGCTAGAAAAGGATAGCACCGGTGGAGGGGACTCAGGCAGTGAACTCCCTTTATTGAAGAGCTTCTCCTCCaagctgagggagagagagttgCATTCTCTCACCTTTGATGTGCTCACAACCATCCACCGGCGTCAAAGAGATGCACACCATCCAGCGAGAAAACACCAGGGAAATGATCCTCCAGTTTTCAGAGCTGGCTGCTGCTACAAGCCTGTGAAACGAGGTGTGACACCTGAGCTGCAAACTTCTTCCGTCTGGAGTGAAGCTCCTGTATCTAGAACTAGCCTTTCTGTCACCTCTCTTCCTGGACTGAGAACTGGCAGACAAAAAGGTTTGTTTGGCCtcagacagcagagcagtgtgCCTTTAGGCCGAAGAATGAAGGAGGGCCTCGTTGGTCCTGAAACTAGCCCTATTCGAAGTGCCTTTCTCACCGGGCAGCCATCAGAGAGTTTCATATTTGACTCCTCAACTTCAGTGGAAGCTGCGATTGAACTTCAGCAGGGCCTGGACCCTAAATTAGAGGCTCAGTTTCCAGAGCTGGGCAGGCTGCTGGAGTGGATGGTACGCTGGGCTGATAGGAGGGTGCTACTAGGACATcatggcaaaaagaaaaaagacaagggAAGGGAGACTGGAGGAACAAATGATGGAGTAGTGATTCGTGTCAAAGCCTCTGCGCCCGCTGTCCTCACTTCCCTCAGCTTACTACAGCGCAGATACTCTGCTATACTCGGGAGTGACCGCTACACTGCTCACATCCAAGTTCCAGAAACACAATGGACTGTAGCCCCTGTGCTGCAGCCTGAGGTGGATAGgaagctggagagagaaagcagtGTTGATACAGGGTACCCTGGATCTGCCAACACGCCCATCACTGGTCTGGATCCCAATGTACAACAAGGAGAACTATCCAT TGGTTCTCGTACAGATGAACCAGAAGAGCTGATATTTCTCAGGACACCTCTCCCTTATGACCAGGATCAACTGATCTTTGATGCTCAGCAGAGACAATCCGGTTCACAGCAGTCATCTCTTGATGACTTAGATGTTACACCTGAAAAAGAAG GCAAAAGTAGTGACAGTGAGGGCCTGGAAGCGCCATCCTCTGTTTCCAACGAGAACATCTCTGGAAACATTGACACGCCTGAAACT AGTTTAAAGCTGGCAGACCTGAACTTCTCCGAAAATGCTGAAGACTTGTCCAGTTCCATCTCTCT CCACAGTCCTCCACACTCGGAGTCCCAAGCTCTTCCTACTGTCCAGCCTGAAGTAGATGTCCATGTCGAGCGTCCTGCTTCAGCTATAGTGCCTCTCCCCAACACACCTGTGGATCCTCCAAGCCTTCAGCCGCAAAGCTCCACAGCTGGTGCACCCACTGCAGATTCCACAGTCCCCGATCAGCCATTACCCACCCAGACTCCACCAATGAGGCAGCGTCTGGGTGAAGACTTATTCAGATTGGTTCAG AATATCAACTACATGAGCCTGATGGAGGTCTTGGGAGCTTCATTTTCTAACCTGCAACTCGCCCAGCAGAGCTCTGCTTTGGCTCAGTCTAACATGAACTCCTCACACCCTAATGTGCCATCATCGTATGCTGCCAATTTTATCCCTCAACCAAACGCCTTACCTATTCAAACTAACATATCTGTGGCACCTCAGACGCAAACACCGGTGCCAAGTTTAGGATCCAACAACCCTCAGTTCAGTCAGGTCCCTGCATGTATGTTTGCAGACCAACATGTCAGGCAGAACTCAGGGAAAGGCTCTCAAACAGGCGGCCAGCATCACATGAGGAATCTAACCTCCACTGCTAACGGGGCAGATGTACATTATCAG GAAATGCAGCCACTCTCTGTCCAGGCAATGTCACCAGAAATCCAGTTTAGGGAGGGCAGCAGGTTAATCCCACACTCACTGGGGCTTCTGGCCACTACTGACACTGGCCACAGCGCCCCTGTGTTACCACCTGCAAATAGCATACAAAATGACCATGCTTCCCAGGTCTTGGGTCTGAAGTTACTTCAGCTCCATCGTCCTCCATTACCTCAGCAGATAGCCCCACAGTATCCACCATCCCAGCTGCTGTATACTGCAAACGCTGCAAATACAGAACACCATCAGCACAGGCTTAAAATCAATGACCAGTCCGCCCAAAGAAAGACGGAAGAGGACAAAAGATCAGTTCCAAAAAGACAACTCAGTTTTAATTCTCTACGTGAGTCAACTCAACCGAGGATTCAGACATCAGAGAGATCCAGGGGGCAAGAGTCGTCGCTGCTTCCTTCTGCTTTACCAGCTCACTCACCTGCACCAATTCAGGGCCTTCGTCTGCTGCACTTTCAGCCTGTTCAACAAAGCAACACCACCTTCCCCCAAATACCCTTATTGTCTTCCTCCAGGGCAGCTACTGTCATTGCAGCTCCGATGGGAGACGCACCTATGATCAAGCTTCTACATATAGATACTGGACCAAAAATG ATGTtacctccagcagctccttcagcccAAATGACCCGTCTCTTCTCCATGGAGGAGTTGACAAGTTCAGTGATTGGGAGACAGATGGCTGGAGAGACTCGACCGCGGTTGCTCAGAGTAGACCCGCCTACTGAAAGGATCAGAAGAGCTACCATTTCTCCCAGCTCTAACTCCAGCAAAAG gcagaagaggagagaggaaaaggcgGGCAGGGCAAGAAAATCAGAGGTCACATTCAGACCGAATGAGTCGATCATTCTTTCACCAGAG CCAACAGAAGAGCCTGTAAATGTAGAGCCTGCTGAAGAGATCACTGCTGGACAGGATGCTGCCATTTCATTTG TCCCAGAGTCTATTGACTCTTTGCTGACTGGTCAGAGATTGTTGGACAAGGCCATGTCCACTTCAGCTGAGCTGCATGCCTTTGCTTCCACTTCTAAAAGACCTCCAGAGTGCCTTGATGCTTTCACGAACACAGACCCAG CTTGTCCTCCTACACTCGTGGATGAAGCTGTGTCTGCCTCGGTGACTGCTAGCAGCCCTAAAT CCCAAAGTTCAAGGAATCTGCAGTTTTTCAGTGAGCACCATGTTCAAGACACAGAGGAGACCCCACAGGGACCAAATAAGAATCTG GATCTGAATGGCCGCCAGTTCATAAGTGTCTTGGATCTGGAAGACAAAGCCCTGCATCAGGATTTGACATCCCGTCTCAGTCCAGGAGCACCAGATGTTTCTTCCATCCGTCCCTCTTCACCTACTTCTGCTCAGCTTCATGTACTCGCGACTTCTGTTATTAGGGGTGGTGCTGATGCTCCTGATCCACAACCTCTAGTCATACTTCCAGAGGATCTCCTGAAACCCAGCACTCACACAg ATGTCCCTGAGGAGTCGTCGTCCCTCAGCCACATTGAGCCCAATATGGATCCCAAGAGAATCACTCCACAAGACTTGGTAGATCCATCTGACTCTGAAATCTGTCAGGCCATAAAGACCCAGAGTGTTGGACCTCACAGTGCCTCAACCACACCTCCTACAGTCTGGTTCTCCTCCCGCCTGTCAGAGCTGGACACTCAGTTGGCTGCTCTGCAGAACATTGCAGACTGTCTGGAGAAGGACTTTTCCAACTCCAGATTG CTGGTGAACACTATTGAAACGCTCACACCAGTCTTGGGTACCGATGTGAAGACTActagtgcaataaaaaaaactgtaagacTCTCGGTCCCACGAGAAG CATGGACGTCACGACTGGACACCTTAACTGAACTAAATACCtttgaagaggaagaagaaaatcagGATGAAGAAGATGTTGGTTTTAATGACAGAAGGAAGCCAACTTTTCGTCATGCCACTTCTTCCCATGGTCACAACGCTGGTCCTTCCCACCTTCACTCCCCTCCAA GAATGAGAGATGAGCTGGCTGAAGCTTCGGGAACATCTCCTGG ATGGGCAGATGAGAATCTGGGTCAGACCGGGCTATCCGATACAGCAGAACTCTTAGACGAGTTGGTGAAGGAAGGGTATATATCCCAGAGTGACCTGGATTGGACAAATTCACAGACTGTACACCATAGCAG CCGACTGGATCAACAGCAAAGCAGCTGGATGTCGCAGAGACGTGTCCTTCCAGAGGACGAGAGGAGAGAGCTCAGGATCTGGATGAGAAGGAAACATCGAGAAAGACTGGCTGTttatcaaaaacacagagagagcctgagggagagggagtgcAAACCTTTTCCTACCTCTGGAACAGTG AAACCAACAAACAAGAATCAAGCGACCATGGGGAgaaccagagaggaaaaagaaaa GATCATGCTTCTGGAGCAATACAACCAGAGGACCCGTGAAGCCTGTTCTTTGGCCAGTGATATTCCCACCAGTCGTCCAGCCCTACTCAGTACTTACAGGACTGGAAGTTCACCTTTGCCCTCAACTGCACGACCCATCTCCGCACCACCATCTGGTAGCGCTCACAG agctTACAGTGCATCGGCCAGTGATAAAAGAAGTCCTAAGTCAGGACAGGCTCAACCCAACCCTCGTCCATGGACTGCTGAGATACCAGAACGACCTTCGGAGGACCAACGCAGGAGGTTGGGACTACATAGACCAG TGACGTCTCTGCCAAGAGACCGTCTGTCTCAGGTGACCAGACGTGGCATGCTCACTGACACAAAGAGCCGCACTAAACTGCACACAGCCAGCCAGAGTGAGCAACGGCGTGTCGGATACCAGAGAAAGACGGAAATGAGCAAAAGTCCTTCAAGAGGGAATGCGGTGGGGAAGAGCATCCTGAGGGAGCAAACAaggatggaagagagagaagaggtgaaTCTCTGGGATCCCACTGCAGAACTGAATCGATTTCTGGGCACAGAGGAGTCGAACTTG TTTCAGCAGGATGATGGCGCCAGAGCTGGTGTGTCAGACATAGACTGGCTGGACAACCTTTCTGAGACCGGCAGCAGCCTCAGCAAAATAGACTGGGCTGCTATCGAGAGGATGGTGGCTGCAGAGGAAGCTTGA